A region from the Acipenser ruthenus chromosome 56, fAciRut3.2 maternal haplotype, whole genome shotgun sequence genome encodes:
- the LOC131724730 gene encoding histone H2B 3-like, with protein sequence MPEPKTAPAPKKGSKKAVAKTQPKGGKKRRKTRKESYAIYVYKVLKQVHPDTGISSKAMGIMNSFVNDIFERIAGESSRLAHYNKRSTITSREIQTAVRLLLPGELAKHAVSEGTKAVTKYTSSK encoded by the coding sequence ATGCCAGAACCGAAAACTGCACCCGCGCCGAAGAAAGGCTCTaagaaggctgttgccaagacccagcctaagggaggaaagaagcgcagaaagaccaggaaggagagctacgccatctacgtgtacaaagtgctgaagcaggtccaccccgacaccggcatctcttccaaggcgatgggcatcatgaactcgttcgtcaacgacattttcgagcgcaTCGCCGGCGAGTCGTCCCGCCTGGCACACTACAACAAACGCTCCACCATcacttcccgggagatccagacagccgtgcgcctcctgctgcccggagagctggccaagcacgccgtgtctgagggcaccaaggccgtcaccaagtacaccagctccaagtaa